In the Sediminibacter sp. Hel_I_10 genome, one interval contains:
- a CDS encoding tetratricopeptide repeat protein: MASKQILIVWCFFMLNFFGEAQQSATYTNDLVDYQKALTLYNNKQYQAAQSRFETLKEDAPAETLESDCAYYIANCAVRLNQPNADQLIEEFVEEYPTSTKRNSAFLDVANYYFSNGKYAYARKWYDKVDENSVARSERDKFNFNYGYSLYETKDEAGAQKHLNRVLTSKEYGSQAKYYIGFMAYEGDDYDTANTYFDQVSDQEKYKEKLSYYQADLNFKLGKFEEAIKLAKAQLPKSNAQETSELSKIIGESYFNLENYNEAIPYLKAYKGKKGKWNNTDYYQLGYAYYKQNDFEKAVSEFNKIIGGDNSVAQNAYYHLGESYINLDKKQEALNAFRNASQMDFDLKIQEDAWLNYAKISYEIGNPYQSVPQVLTSYLEKYSKSSYQNEVETLLIDSYITSKNYKEALKLLDGKSSFENRVAYQKVAFYRGVELYNENAYQEARDLFEKSIKEGKTPRFTAKAIFWNAETDYILSDFDEALIGYKQFLQQSEISKLEEYSNIHYNLGYTYFKLKNYGKATEHFKTFIDQSKAGKLRLNDAYLRLGDGYFVSSNYDDAIAAYKKAIALGEVETDYPTFQKAMSYGYIGQGDTKMKELNAFINNFPKSALRDDAMYELANSYVKSNQSEKAMAMYDQLASEYNTSIFVPKALLRQGLAYYSKNDNERALTKFKKVAGDFPNTEEASQAVATARLIYIDLGRVDDYATWVRTLDYMEVTDVELDNTAYLAAEKQYLETNTDAAIKQFNKYLATFPNGIHALKSHFYLAELYAKKQLPENAKPHYEFVVDKQKGEFTEQSLVKLSEIYLNNSDWEASIPLLKRLEVEADYPQNKVYAQSNLMNAYYQKQNYKEAERYAEKTLQNSKIDKKVESDAHIIIARSAIKTGDESKAKEAYAKVQKIATGSLAAEALYYDAYFKNQAGQYEPSNTVVQKLAKDYSSYKLFSAKGLVIMAKNFYALNDAFQATYILESVISNFPDFIDVVEEAQQELNTIKAEEAKTNASIQTED; this comes from the coding sequence ATGGCTAGTAAACAAATCCTCATTGTATGGTGTTTCTTTATGCTGAATTTTTTCGGCGAAGCCCAACAATCGGCGACATATACCAATGACTTGGTTGACTATCAAAAAGCGCTCACGCTTTATAATAATAAGCAATACCAAGCCGCGCAATCCCGTTTTGAAACACTTAAAGAAGATGCGCCCGCCGAAACTTTAGAATCAGATTGTGCATATTACATCGCTAACTGTGCGGTGCGTTTGAACCAGCCCAATGCAGACCAACTTATCGAGGAGTTTGTAGAAGAGTATCCAACAAGTACCAAACGAAATTCTGCTTTTTTAGATGTGGCTAATTACTATTTCTCTAACGGCAAATATGCCTATGCCAGAAAGTGGTATGATAAGGTAGATGAAAATAGTGTTGCTAGATCAGAGCGTGATAAATTTAACTTTAACTATGGTTACAGTTTATACGAAACTAAGGATGAAGCCGGAGCACAAAAGCATCTCAATAGAGTATTGACCTCTAAAGAATATGGCTCTCAGGCCAAATACTATATTGGTTTCATGGCCTATGAAGGTGATGATTATGATACCGCCAATACTTATTTTGATCAAGTAAGTGACCAAGAAAAATACAAAGAAAAGCTCTCGTATTATCAGGCAGACCTCAATTTTAAATTAGGAAAATTTGAAGAAGCTATCAAATTAGCAAAAGCGCAATTGCCTAAAAGTAATGCACAAGAAACTTCAGAGTTATCTAAGATTATTGGAGAAAGTTATTTCAACTTAGAAAATTATAATGAGGCCATTCCTTATTTGAAAGCGTACAAGGGTAAAAAAGGGAAATGGAACAACACCGACTATTATCAGCTGGGTTATGCTTATTACAAACAAAATGATTTTGAAAAAGCCGTTTCCGAATTCAATAAAATTATTGGTGGTGATAATAGTGTAGCCCAAAATGCGTATTACCACTTGGGCGAGAGTTATATCAACTTAGATAAAAAACAAGAAGCGCTTAATGCCTTCCGAAATGCTTCTCAAATGGATTTTGACCTGAAGATCCAAGAAGATGCATGGTTAAATTATGCGAAGATCAGTTACGAAATTGGAAACCCGTATCAATCTGTGCCGCAAGTTTTGACAAGTTACCTAGAGAAGTATTCTAAGTCTTCTTATCAAAATGAGGTGGAGACCTTATTAATTGATTCTTACATTACCTCTAAAAACTACAAAGAGGCCCTTAAACTATTGGACGGCAAGAGTAGTTTTGAGAATAGGGTAGCCTATCAAAAGGTTGCATTTTACAGAGGCGTAGAACTTTATAATGAAAATGCTTACCAAGAGGCAAGAGATTTGTTTGAGAAATCGATTAAAGAAGGTAAAACGCCAAGATTTACAGCGAAGGCTATTTTTTGGAATGCAGAAACAGATTACATCTTAAGTGATTTTGATGAAGCCCTTATAGGATACAAGCAATTTTTACAACAAAGTGAGATTTCTAAATTAGAAGAATATAGCAACATCCACTATAATTTAGGCTATACCTATTTTAAACTGAAAAACTACGGTAAGGCCACAGAGCACTTTAAGACTTTTATAGATCAATCTAAAGCTGGTAAGCTCCGTCTTAATGATGCTTACTTAAGATTAGGGGATGGCTATTTTGTATCTAGTAATTATGACGATGCCATTGCTGCCTATAAAAAGGCGATAGCGTTGGGTGAGGTAGAGACCGATTATCCCACATTTCAAAAAGCCATGAGCTACGGCTATATTGGGCAAGGTGATACAAAAATGAAAGAGCTCAATGCATTTATCAATAATTTTCCAAAGTCGGCTTTACGTGATGATGCGATGTATGAATTAGCAAACTCTTACGTTAAATCAAACCAATCTGAGAAGGCCATGGCGATGTATGACCAACTGGCCTCAGAATATAACACCAGCATTTTTGTGCCTAAAGCTTTATTGAGACAAGGGTTAGCGTATTACAGTAAAAACGATAATGAGCGTGCCTTAACTAAGTTTAAAAAAGTAGCTGGTGATTTTCCCAATACAGAAGAGGCTTCACAGGCCGTGGCGACTGCTCGTCTTATTTATATTGATTTAGGTCGTGTAGATGATTATGCAACTTGGGTAAGAACATTAGACTATATGGAGGTTACTGATGTGGAGTTGGATAATACCGCCTATCTCGCAGCCGAAAAGCAATATTTAGAGACCAATACAGATGCTGCAATTAAACAATTCAATAAATATTTAGCGACGTTTCCTAATGGGATTCATGCCTTGAAATCGCACTTCTATTTGGCTGAGCTGTATGCTAAAAAGCAGTTGCCAGAAAATGCTAAGCCGCACTATGAATTTGTCGTAGATAAACAAAAGGGAGAATTTACAGAACAATCATTGGTTAAGCTCTCTGAAATTTATTTGAATAATTCTGATTGGGAAGCGTCCATTCCATTACTCAAACGTTTAGAAGTAGAGGCAGATTACCCTCAGAACAAGGTTTATGCCCAATCTAATTTAATGAATGCTTATTATCAGAAGCAGAATTATAAAGAAGCAGAACGTTATGCTGAAAAGACACTCCAAAATTCTAAAATAGATAAAAAAGTGGAAAGTGATGCGCACATCATTATCGCACGATCTGCTATAAAAACTGGAGATGAGTCTAAGGCAAAAGAGGCTTATGCCAAAGTTCAAAAAATAGCAACGGGTTCTCTGGCTGCAGAGGCTTTATATTATGACGCTTATTTTAAAAATCAGGCAGGACAGTATGAGCCATCAAATACCGTTGTGCAAAAATTGGCTAAAGATTACAGCAGTTACAAATTGTTCAGCGCCAAAGGGCTCGTTATTATGGCGAAAAACTTTTATGCGCTTAATGATGCCTTTCAGGCCACTTATATTTTAGAAAGTGTGATTTCTAATTTCCCTGATTTCATAGATGTGGTGGAAGAAGCTCAGCAAGAACTCAACACAATTAAAGCAGAAGAGGCCAAAACCAACGCATCGATACAAACCGAAGATTAA
- a CDS encoding gliding motility-associated C-terminal domain-containing protein, which yields MLKQIKYLGIIFCFITLSSCGDDDRDQLDEVQDVFEDCCSPDPVYGPNVDNLDQSAGEIAVDNLFTPNGDGYQDYLGIENIELYDNHTVSIFDFEDNLIFENAAYGTDGELFPIEAQNQSLPYPDGTYKYKIIVENEQTFLKSGTFCLFTNNPVLEEQNFSECDPLDDGFDPIITGL from the coding sequence ATGCTAAAGCAAATAAAATATTTAGGAATTATCTTCTGTTTTATAACCCTGAGCTCTTGTGGCGACGATGATCGTGATCAATTAGATGAAGTTCAAGATGTGTTCGAAGACTGTTGTTCTCCAGACCCTGTTTATGGTCCTAATGTAGATAATTTAGATCAATCTGCCGGGGAGATCGCTGTTGATAATTTATTTACTCCGAATGGTGATGGCTATCAGGATTATCTGGGTATCGAAAATATCGAATTATACGATAATCATACCGTCTCGATTTTTGATTTTGAAGATAATTTGATTTTTGAGAATGCCGCATATGGAACTGATGGAGAACTTTTTCCTATAGAAGCTCAAAATCAATCCCTGCCATATCCTGATGGAACCTATAAGTATAAAATTATAGTAGAAAATGAGCAGACGTTTTTAAAGTCAGGAACGTTTTGTTTGTTTACCAATAACCCTGTTCTTGAAGAGCAGAATTTTAGTGAATGTGATCCATTAGACGATGGATTTGACCCTATTATTACTGGCCTTTAA